The genomic segment CGTCCGCAGCGACCGAGGCCGACGTGGCGCCCGTGCTGCAGGCGTTGATCGATCGGCATGCCACCCTGCGGCTACGCGTCGAGGACGACGACGCGGGCGAATGGTCGCTTCAGGTACCAGAAGTCGGGACCGTGGACGCCACGGAACTGCTGCAGTCGGTCGAGGTGCTGTCCGACGAGGCGCTCGTCGAGGCGCGGTCGCGGCTCAACCCCGCCGCCGGTGTGATGCTGAGCGCGTTGTGGGTGAGCTCCGCCTCGCAGTTGGTGCTGATCATTCATCACCTGGCCGTCGATGGTGTGTCGTGGCGAATCCTGTTGGAAGACTTGAACATTGCCTGGGCTCAGCACCACAGCGGACAACCGATCGAGTTGCCGCCGGGCGGGACGTCGTTTGCCCGCTGGTCGTCGCTGCTCGAGGAGTACGCGCAGCGCCCCGCGGTAACCGAGCAGGCCGAGGCGTGGCGGCGAGTGGCGTCGGTCCCCGCCGCGCTGCCCGCCGTGCGTCCCGAGGTGGACACCTACGTCAGCGCCGAGCAGATGTCGGCCGAGCTCGACGTCGAGACGACGCGGTTGCTGCTGGGTGAGGTGCCGGCGGCGTTTCACGCTGGGGTGCAAGACATTCTGCTGATCGCGTTCGGGTTGGCCTGGTCGGAGTTCCTGGGCACCGGCGCGCCGATCGGCATCGGCGTCGAGGGCCACGGCCGCCACGAAGAGCTGGCCCCCAACGTCGACTTGTCGCGCACGGTCGGCTGGTTCACCACCAAGTACCCGGTGTCGTTGGCCGTCGCCGGACTGGACTGGTCGCAGGTGGTCGCGGGTGACGCGGCGCTGGGGCCGCTGATCAAGGATGCCAAGGAGCAGCTGCGCGGGCTGCCCGACCCGCTGACCTACGGACTGCTGCGCTACGCGAACGACGAGGTCGACCTGCCCGGCAACGATCCGGCGATCGGGTTCAACTACCTCGGCCGGCTAGGCGCCGGCACGGCGGCGGAGCTCTCCGGTGACCTGTGGCGAATCTCCGAAGAAGGCTTGTCGGTCGCCGGCGCGGCCACCGCGGTACCGCTGCCACTCATGCACACCGTCGACCTCAACGCCGGCACCATGGACACCGACGCGGGTCCGCACTTGCACGCCAGCTGGACCTGGGCGCCCTCGGCGCTGGACGGCGACCAGATCAGCCGGCTGAGCAAGCTGTGGTTCGAGGCCCTCACCGGCATCTGTGTCCACGTGCGCAACGGGGGCGGCGGTCTGACGCCGTCGGACCTGGCGCCGGCACGGCTGACCCAGCAGCAGCTCGACCAACTCGAGCAGCAGTACCACCTCGCCGACGTCTTGCCGCTGACCCCCGTGCAGCAGGGTCTGCTGTTTCACGCCAGCGTTGCCCAGGGCGGCGACAACGGCGACGACGTCTACGCGGTGCAGCTGGGTGTCACGATCGCCGGTGCCATCGACCCGCAGCGGCTGCGGGAGGCGGTGCAGACGGTGGTCAACCGGCACCCCAACCTGGCGGCCCGGTTCTGCGCCCAGTTCGACGAGCCGGTGCAGGTCATCCCCGCCGAGCCCGTCATGGCCTGGCGATACATCCAGCTCGACAGCGACGAAGCCGGCCACGACGAGCAAATCGAGCAGCTATGCGCCGACGAGCGCGACGCGGTCAGCGACCTGCTCGGCCGGCCCGCCTTCCGCGCGGCGCTGATCCGGATCGCCGAAAACAAGCATCGGTTCGTGCTCACCAACCACCACATCGTGATGGACGGGTGGTCGCTGCCGATCCTGCTGCGCGAAATCTTCGCCAGTTACTACGGCGAGCGCCTGCCCGCGCCCGCGTCGTACCGCAGCATTCTCACCTGGCTCGCCGAACAGGACCGCCCGGCCGCGCAGGCGGCATGGCGCCAGATGTTCGAAGGCTTCGACAACCCGACCCTGGTCGGCCCCGCAACGCGGATCGGGCTGGGGCGCCGGCGCGTCGACTCGTACCGGGTGTCCGCCGAGACCACTCGCGAGCTGAGCACGCTGGCGCGCTCCTGCCACACCACCGTCAACACGGTGCTGCAGGCCGGTTGGGCACAGCTGCTGATGTGGCTGACCGGACAGCGCGACGTCGCGTTCGGCACCGCGGTCTCGGGCCGGCCCCCGGAGGTGCCGGGCTCGGATTCGATTGTCGGCCTGCTGATTAACACCGTCGCGGTGCGGGCGAACACGACGGTGGCCACCACGGTCGCCGAGCTGCTCGACCAGCTGCAGACCGCGCACAACAACCGGCTCGAGCATGAGCACCTGGGTCTGTCCGACATTCACCGCGCCACCGGCCACGACCAGTTGTTCGACACGCTGTTCCTGTACGAGAACTACCCGATCGACACGAACGTGCCGGTGGGCGTGCACGAGCTGGCCATCACCGACGTCACGAACCGCGAATACAACCACTACCCGCTTTCCGTGATGGCCTTGCCGGGCCACGAACTAGGCATCCGCGTCGAGTACGACACGGACGTGTTCGACCCGGCGAGCATCGAAACTCTGGTGGAGCGATTCCAGCGGGTGCTGGTGGCGATGACCGCCGACCCGAGCCAGCGATTGTCGTCGATGGACGTGCTGGATGCCGGTGAGCATGCCCGCCTGGACGAGTGGGGCAACCGCGCCGTGCTGACCCGGCCGGCGGAGGGCACGACGATCCCGGCGATGTTCGCCGCGCAGGTGGCCCGGACCCCGGACGGGGTGGCGCTGGTGGACGGCGAGCGGTCGTGGACCTACCGCGGCCTCGACGAGGCGGCCGAGCGGCTAGCGCGAGTGCTGGTCGGTAAGGGCGCGCGCCCGGGCGAATGTGTGGCGCTGCTGTTCAACCGCTCGGCCGAGGCGATCATCGCGATGGTCGCGGTACTCAAGTCTGGCGCGGCCTACCTTCCGATCGACCCGGCGATGCCCGACGCGCGACTGGAGTTCATGCTCGGGGACGCCACGCCGGTCGCCGCGATGACCGACGCGACCATGCGGTCCCGGTTCGACGGGGCCGACCTGCCGGTCATCGACGTCCACGACCCAGACCTGTCGATCCCGTCCGATATCACCTTCCCGGTGGTGACGCCGGAGGACCTGGCGTACACGATCTATACCTCGGGGACGACCGGGGTGCCCAAGGGCGTGGCGATCACCCACCACAACGCGACGTCGTTGCTGGAAGCGCCCGACCCCGGCGCGCCGACCGGCCCGGGCCAGGTGTGGTCGCAGTGGCACTCCTACAGCTTCGACGTCTCGGTGTGGGAGATCTTCACCGCGCTGCTGCACGGTGCACGGCTGGTCGTGGTGCCCGAATCGGCGGCGGCGTCGGCTCATGAGCTACGCGACTTGCTGGTCGCCGAGCAGGTGACCGTGGTGGGTCAGACTCCGTCGGCGCTGGCGATGATGCCGGGCGAGGGGTTGGAGTCCGCGACGTTGGTGATGGCGGGGGAGGCCAGCCCGAACGAGTTGGTGGACAAGTGGGCGCCGGGACGGGTGATGATCAACGCCTACGGTCCGACCGAAGCCACCATCTATGCCGCGATCAGTGCGCCGATGAAGGCCGGCGAGGGCGCGCCGATCGGCGTGCCGGTGCCGGGTGCGGCGTTGTTCGTGCTGGACAAGTGGCTGCGGCCGGCTCCCGAGGGCGTGGTCGGTGAGTTGTACATCGCCGGTCGGGGTGTGGCCGTCGGTTATCTGCGCCGGGCCGGCCTGACCGCGTCGCGGTTCGTGGCGTGCCCGTTCGGCGAGCGAGGCGATCGGATGTATCGCACCGGGGACCTGGTGCGTTGGGGTGCCGACGGGCAGTTGCAGTACTTGGGCCGTGCCGACGAGCAGGTCAAGATTCGCGGTTACCGCATTGAGCTCGGTGAGGTGCAGGCGGCGTTGGCCGGCCTCGACGGGGTGCAGGCCGCGGCGGTGATCGCGCGCGAGGATCGTCCGGGTGACAAGCGGCTGGTCGGGTATGTCACCGTCACGGGCGATGTCGACACCGCTCAGATGCGCGCCCTGCTGGGCGAGCGGCTGCCGGCGTACATGGTTCCGACGGCGATCGTCGTGCTCGACACGCTGCCGCGCACCGTCAACGGCAAGCTCGACAAACGCGCCCTGCCCGCACCCGAATACCAGAGTGCGGTCCGCTACACCCCGCCCGCGACGCCCACCGAGGAGATCGTGGCCGGGATCTACGGCCAGGTGCTCGGCATCGAGCGGGTCGGCGTCGAGAACTCCTTCTTCGACCTGGGTGGCGATTCGCTGTCGGCGATGCGGGTGGTCGCCGCGATCAACACGGCGTTCGATTCCAACCTGTCGGTGCGCACGCTGTTCGAGGCGCCGTCGGTTCGCGCCATGAGCCAGCGCCTGGACAGTGACGTGGATGCCGACGAGACCGATGCCAACGGCCCGAGTTACGTTGCCGTGCACGGCCGCGACACCGAGGAGCTGCGTGCCAGCGACCTCACCCTGGACAAGTTCATCGACGAGACGACGCTGCTCGGCGCTCCGACGCTGCCGGGCCCGAGCGCCGAGGCGCGCACGGTGTTGTTGACCGGGGCGACCGGCTTCCTGGGGCGTTACCTGGCGCTGGAGTGGCTCAAGCAACTGAAACGTGTTGACGGCAAGCTGATCTGCCTGGTGCGAGCCGGCTCCGATCAGGAGGCATGGCGTCGTCTGGAGAAGACATTCGACAGCGGCGACCCGCAATTGGTGGACCACTTCCACCAGCTGGCCGCAGATCATCTCGAGGTCGTCGCCGGCGACAAGAGCGAAGCCAATCTGGGGCTCGACGAGCAGACCTACCAGCGGCTGGCCGAAACCGTCGATCTGATCGTCGACTCGGCCGCCGTGGTCAACGGCGTGCTGCCGTACCGAGAGTTGTTCGGGCCCAACGTCGTTGGCACCGGCGAACTGATCAAGTTCGCGCTGACCTCGCGGATGAAGCCGTATACGTACGTGTCGACCTCCGACCTCGGCCGCCAGGTCGAGCCGGCGCTGTTCACCGAGGACGCCGACATCCGCGTGGTCAGTCCGACCCGCGTCCTCGACGGCAGCTACGCCAACGGCTACGGCAACAGCAAGTGGGCCGGTGAGGTGCTGCTGC from the Mycobacterium lentiflavum genome contains:
- a CDS encoding amino acid adenylation domain-containing protein, which produces MADGKRRLLSIDLLDGGEVARLDEWGNRAVLTRPAKGVTIPELFAVQVANAPEAVALVCGDRSWTYRELDETAELLARVLTAHGAGPGQTVALLFSRSTEAIVSMMAVLKAGAAYLPIDPALPDARVEFMLGDATPVAALTTAAHRSRLDGTDLVVVDFDEPGENPGTELSAPAPEDLAYMIYTSGTTGVPKGVAITHRNATSLLEKLHAAVPAGPGQVWSQWHSYSFDVSVWEIFGALLHGGRLVIVPETVASSPDDLHALLIAEKVNVLCQTPSAAAMLSSEGLESTTVFVAGEALPSEVLDRWAPGRVLINAYGPTEGTIYAAMSAPLTPDTGAPIGSPVPGAALFVLDKWLRPALEGVTGELYIAGRGVAVGYLRRAGLTASRFVACPFGEPGDRMYRTGDLVRWGADGQLQYLGRADEQVKIRGYRIELGEVQAALAGLDGVQAAAVIAREDRPGDKRLVGYVTVTADVDTAVMRSTLGERLPAYMVPTAIVVLDTLPLTVNGKLDKRALPAPEYAGGGEYRAPSDAVEEILAGIYAQVLGVERVGVDDSFFDLGGDSILSMQVSARARAAGVMCRPRDIFVEQTVARLARVATMTDGADGVVDEGIGDVVATPIIRWLQGVVGPVEQFNQTMVVQAPSAATEADVAPVLQALIDRHATLRLRVEDDDAGEWSLQVPEVGTVDATELLQSVEVLSDEALVEARSRLNPAAGVMLSALWVSSASQLVLIIHHLAVDGVSWRILLEDLNIAWAQHHSGQPIELPPGGTSFARWSSLLEEYAQRPAVTEQAEAWRRVASVPAALPAVRPEVDTYVSAEQMSAELDVETTRLLLGEVPAAFHAGVQDILLIAFGLAWSEFLGTGAPIGIGVEGHGRHEELAPNVDLSRTVGWFTTKYPVSLAVAGLDWSQVVAGDAALGPLIKDAKEQLRGLPDPLTYGLLRYANDEVDLPGNDPAIGFNYLGRLGAGTAAELSGDLWRISEEGLSVAGAATAVPLPLMHTVDLNAGTMDTDAGPHLHASWTWAPSALDGDQISRLSKLWFEALTGICVHVRNGGGGLTPSDLAPARLTQQQLDQLEQQYHLADVLPLTPVQQGLLFHASVAQGGDNGDDVYAVQLGVTIAGAIDPQRLREAVQTVVNRHPNLAARFCAQFDEPVQVIPAEPVMAWRYIQLDSDEAGHDEQIEQLCADERDAVSDLLGRPAFRAALIRIAENKHRFVLTNHHIVMDGWSLPILLREIFASYYGERLPAPASYRSILTWLAEQDRPAAQAAWRQMFEGFDNPTLVGPATRIGLGRRRVDSYRVSAETTRELSTLARSCHTTVNTVLQAGWAQLLMWLTGQRDVAFGTAVSGRPPEVPGSDSIVGLLINTVAVRANTTVATTVAELLDQLQTAHNNRLEHEHLGLSDIHRATGHDQLFDTLFLYENYPIDTNVPVGVHELAITDVTNREYNHYPLSVMALPGHELGIRVEYDTDVFDPASIETLVERFQRVLVAMTADPSQRLSSMDVLDAGEHARLDEWGNRAVLTRPAEGTTIPAMFAAQVARTPDGVALVDGERSWTYRGLDEAAERLARVLVGKGARPGECVALLFNRSAEAIIAMVAVLKSGAAYLPIDPAMPDARLEFMLGDATPVAAMTDATMRSRFDGADLPVIDVHDPDLSIPSDITFPVVTPEDLAYTIYTSGTTGVPKGVAITHHNATSLLEAPDPGAPTGPGQVWSQWHSYSFDVSVWEIFTALLHGARLVVVPESAAASAHELRDLLVAEQVTVVGQTPSALAMMPGEGLESATLVMAGEASPNELVDKWAPGRVMINAYGPTEATIYAAISAPMKAGEGAPIGVPVPGAALFVLDKWLRPAPEGVVGELYIAGRGVAVGYLRRAGLTASRFVACPFGERGDRMYRTGDLVRWGADGQLQYLGRADEQVKIRGYRIELGEVQAALAGLDGVQAAAVIAREDRPGDKRLVGYVTVTGDVDTAQMRALLGERLPAYMVPTAIVVLDTLPRTVNGKLDKRALPAPEYQSAVRYTPPATPTEEIVAGIYGQVLGIERVGVENSFFDLGGDSLSAMRVVAAINTAFDSNLSVRTLFEAPSVRAMSQRLDSDVDADETDANGPSYVAVHGRDTEELRASDLTLDKFIDETTLLGAPTLPGPSAEARTVLLTGATGFLGRYLALEWLKQLKRVDGKLICLVRAGSDQEAWRRLEKTFDSGDPQLVDHFHQLAADHLEVVAGDKSEANLGLDEQTYQRLAETVDLIVDSAAVVNGVLPYRELFGPNVVGTGELIKFALTSRMKPYTYVSTSDLGRQVEPALFTEDADIRVVSPTRVLDGSYANGYGNSKWAGEVLLREANEQFGLPVSVFRSDMILSDVSYAGQFNVTDIVTRMILSLVATGVAPASFYRRDENGNRQRAHYDALPVEFVAESIATLGAQVVDGFETYHVMNPHDDGIGIDTYVDWLIEAGYPIQRIDDFAEWVRQFEIGLRALPDRQRQHSVLQMLQLMLHNPEQIQPLEPTRGSFAPTDRFRAAVQEAKIGADNDIPHITAPVIIKYVTDLQLVGLL